A stretch of DNA from Microlunatus capsulatus:
GCCGCCCCGACCCGGCCGTCGGCGACGATGGCAGCCCCGACCTCCCCAGGAGCCCCCGTGTCCTTCCCCCCTCCCGGTCCGCCGCCCGGCGCCCGGACCGCGCCCCCGCCGCCCGGCCCGGCCCCGCTGCACCTGCCGCAGCACGACGCCACGCCCCGTCAGGCCGCCGAGCGGTTCTTCCGCAAGTACGCCGACTTCTCCGGCCGGGCCACCCGCAGCGAGTACTGGTGGTGGACGCTGATCGCCTCCGTGATCTCCGCGGTCCTGCAGGTGGGCGGCACCCTCGCCCTGGGCGGCACCCTGCTCCCGGGCCTGGACGGGACGCTGCCCGACCTCCGCACGTTCCTGGTGCCGCTCATCCCCAGCCTGGTCTGGTCCCTGGCCGTGCTCGTCCCCGGCATCGCCCTGACCGTCCGCCGGCTGCACGACGGCAACCGCTCGGGCTGGTGGTACCTCGCGGTCCTGCCCAGCCTGGCCGGCAGCGTCCTGCAGCTGGTGGCGGTCAGCTCGATGGACGAGCAGCGGCTGGCGGCCGGCGACCTGGGCGGGCTCGCGCTGGGACCGCTGATCGGCGGCGGGGTGCTGAGCCTGGTCGGGCTCGTCGGCTCCATCGCGGTGCTCGTGTTCCTCATCCTCGGCCCCGACCCGCGCGGCGTCCGGTTCGACCGCCGCGGCTGAGGTCACGAGCGGGGCACGACGCGCGGTGACCGCGCCGTCCGCCACGTCCGAGCGCCTACGATCCGACGGCCGCCGTCCTGCGACGTGGCGTCGGCGAGGACGGAGCGCGTGGTGAGGTCGGCCCTGGTCCCGGTCGTCGGGGTGGTGACGGCGGCGGCCGTCGTCCTCGGCGCGGTCGTGGCGTTCACGGGCTCCGACGACGACCGCCAGCGGGCCACCGTCGTGCGGGTCGTCGACGGCGACACCCTCGTCGTCGACTACGACGACGCGCAGCACCGGGTCCGGCTGCTCAACGTCGACACCCCGGAGACGGTCGCCCCGGGCCAGCCCGTGCAGTGCCTCGGGCCCGAGGCCACGGCCTTCCTGGAGACCCGGCTGCCCGTCGGCGCGCCGGTCGTCCTGCGTTTCGACGAGGACCGTCTGGACCGCTACGACCGCGAGCTGGCCGGTGTGTTCGACGCCGACGACGTGCTGGTCAACGCCGAGATCGCCCGCGCCGGGCTCGGCGTCGCCGTCGTCCACGAGCCCAACCGCCGCTTCTACGCGCAGGTGCGCGACGCCCAGGAGCAGGCCGAGGCGCACCAGGTCGGCCGCTTCTCCCCGACGCTGGCCTGCACCCCGGCCGGGTAGCGCTGCTGCACCCCGAGGTGCTCGCCGCACCCCGACGCCGGGGTGCAGGAGCGACCCCGGGGTGCGGGAGCGAGGGCGCGCGGCCTCAGGCCGTGGCCCGGCCCTCGTAGAAGTAGCGCGCCGCGCGCGGCAGCCCGGGCTCGTAGGAGCGGTCGAGGACGGTCCAGGTGAGGCCCGCCCGCTCGACGAGGTCGGCCACGTCGCGGTCGAGGACGCAGCCGGCGACGGCGCGGTTGAGCCCGCTCCAGCGGCGCTGGGCCCGGGCGACGCCCCCGTCGGGGGCCAGACCGTGCTCGACGAGGTGCAGGACCGCCCCCGGCCGGAGGACGCGCCGGACCTCGCGGAGCGCGGCCAGCGGGTCGGGCACCGCGCAGAGGCTCCACGTGCAGAGGGCGGCGTCGAAGCGGTCGTCGGGCAGCGGGAGCCGCTGGGCGTCGTCGCCGACCACGGCGACCGGCACGGCGGACGCGGCACGCCGTCCCGCGGCCAGCTCCAGCGCCACGGCGGAGGGCTCGACGGCCGCCACCGCTGTCACGGCCGCCGGCAGGTGGGGCTGGTTGAGGCCCGAGCCGTAGCCCACCTCGAGGACCTCCCCCACCAGGCCGGCGCACACCCGCCGCCGGATCGCCGCGGTCTGGGCGTCGCCCAGCGCGGCGGCCAGCAGCCGCGGCTGCAGGTGGCGGCGGTAGAGGCCCATGCGCTCACCCTGGCCGGACGGGCCCGACCCGGCAAGAGGTGCCGGGCCGGGTCGCGGCTCAGCTGAAGGCGGTGAACCGGTTGAGCTTGTTCCAGGCCACGACGTCGTCAGCGCCGAACCAGACGCCCTTGCGCGTCGGCTCGTCGGGGTCGGCGATCTTGTACGCGCCGTCGCGGTAGCCGACGATCGCCACGTAGTGGCCGGCCGAGTAGGTGTCACCGGCGACCCGGTCCATGTTGATCACCACCGCGTGGCCCGCGTCGATGCTCGCGACCACCCGCATCCGGAGGCGCTCCTTCAGCGTGCCGGCGGGCGGCTGGCGGAACACGTAGCGGTGCGCCGCTCCGGTCAGGCCGAGCCGCTGGTTCAGCACGGCCGCGATCCGCAGCGGGTCCTGCAGCCCGGACCCGCCCGACAGGCCGAGGTCGCGCGCGAGGCCGGCCTGCGTCGGGTTCCGCCGCGAGCTCAGGGCGATGAAGCTGCTGGCCGCCGAGCACCACGACTGGGTCTGCTGGCGGACGTACTCGTAGGCCACGGTGCGCTGCGCACCGGCCTGCGCCGTCGTGGCCGGCAGCACGCCGACGAGGGTGCCGGCACCGAGGCCGACGCCGAGGCCGAGAGCCTGACGACGGGAGAGCGAGGGGTTCTGCATGGTTCCTCCTGAGGGGATCGGGTGCGCCCACGCAACCACGGCAGCGGGTCACCCCGACCCCGTCCGCCGACGCCCCGGGAGCCCCGCGTCAGGCCCCCGCCGACCGATGGTCGGCGAGCGGTCGACGCCGTCGCCTTGACCGTTCACCCGGTCCACCGACGGTCGCCGAGCCTCCGCGCCGCGTTCACCCGAGCGCCGTCGGGGCGCGGTCTGCGGCTGGGAGGAAGGGGGTGCCCCCGCCCGCACCCGCGGGCCCCGTTCCCCCCGAGACGGAGATCCCGATGGCCCCCACCCCCACCCTGTCCCGCCGCCGGCTGCTGGGCGGCGCCGGAGCCGGCGCGCTGCTGCTCGGCACCGGCCTGGTCGACGTCGGCGACGCCGGCGCCGCAGTCCGCCTGCGCCGCAACCCCTTCACCCTCGGCGTCGCCTCCGGGGACCCACGCCCCGACGGCGTCGTCCTCTGGACGCGGCTGGCGCCCGAGCCCTTCGAGCCCGACGGCCGCGGCGGCATGGGGAAGAAGTCCGTCCGCGTCCGCTGGGAGGTCGCGGCCGACGAGCGGTTCCGCCGGGTGGTCCGGCGCGGCAGCGCCGTGGCCAGCGCGGAGCTCGGCCACTCGGTGCACCCCGAGGTCGACGGCCTGGAGCCGGACCGGCGCTACTGGTACCGCTTCCGCGTCGGCGACCACCTCTCCCCCGTCGGCCGCACCCGCACCTTCCCCCGCCGCGGCAGCGCGCCGAAGGACCTGCGCTTCGCCTTCGCCTCCTGCCAGGCCTGGCACGACGGCTACTACACGGCCTACGACCACATGGCCGAGGAGGACCTCGACCTCGTCGTGCACCTGGGCGACTACCTCTACGAGAAGGGGCTGAAGTCGAACAAGCGCGGGGTGGACCTGCCCGCGCACTTCGACCCCGAGACCTTCAGCCTGGCCCGCTACCGGCTGCAGTACGCGCTGTACAAGGCCGAGCGGCCGCTGCAGCGGGCGCACGCGGCCTTCCCCTGGATCCAAACCATCGACGACCACGAGGTCGAGAACAACTTCGCCGACGACCGCTCCCAGGCCGACACGGGCTCCGACCAGGACCCCGCCGTCTTCCGCCGCCGTCGGGCCCGGGCCTTCCAGGCGATGTACGAGAACATGCCGCTGCGCCGCAGCCAGCTGCCCGACGGCCCGGACGTGCGGCTCCATCGCCGGCTCCCCTACGGCACCCTCGCCGACTTCACCATGCTCGACACCCGGCAGTACCGCAGCGACCAGCCGTGCGGCGACGGCGAGTCCGCGAGCTGCGACGAGCGCTACGACCCCGACCAGACCATGCTGGGCGGCAAGCAGAAGCGCTGGCTGCTCGACGGCTTCTCCAGCTCGCGCGCGCAGTGGCAGGTGCTGGGCAACCAGGCGCCGATGGGCCAGACCGACCTCACCCCCGGCGGCGACGAGACGCGGGTGTACCTCGACCCCTGGGACGGGTACGTCGCCGAGCGCAACCAGGTCCTCGGCGAGGCGCAGGACCGCGGGGTGCGCAACCTCGTCGTCATCACCGGCGACCGGCACCAGAACTACGCCCTGGACCTCAAGCGGGACTACGACGACGCCCGCTCCGCCGTCGTCGGGACCGAGTTCGTCGGCACCTCGATCACCAGCGGGGGCGACGGCGGCGACCGGACGCCCGAGATCGCGAACCTGCTGGCCGCCAACCCGCACTTCCGGTTCGCCAACTCCCAGCGGGGCTACGTCCGCGTGCACGTCGACCGGGAGCGCTGGCGGAGCGACTTCCGGGTGGTGCCCTACGTGCTGCGGAAGGGTGCGCCGGTCAGCACCCGGGCCAGCCTCGTCGTCCAGGACGGGCGTCCCGGCGTGCAGACCAGCTGAGCCAGACCGCCCGGCCCGCGGGCTCCCCGCGGGTCAGGCGGTGCCGCGGGCCCGCGCGACGGCGTTCATCACGTGGTAGACCACGATCGCCGCGACGGTGCCCAGCGCGATGCCGTTGAACGACACGGTGCCCACGGTGAAGGTGAACGGGGCGATGGCCACGACCAGCGCAGTCGCCGCCGTCAGCTGGTTGGTCGGCTTGGCGAAGTCGACCCGGTTGTCCATCCAGATCTTGACGCCGATGATGCCGATCAGCCCGTAGAGGGCCGTCGTCACCCCGCCCAGCACGCCAGCGGGGATGGTGTTGATGACCGCGCCGACCTTCGGGGAGAGGCCGAGCAGCACCGCGAACGCCCCGGCCACCCAGTAGGCCGCCGTCGAGTAGACCCGCGTCGCCGCCATCACGCCGATGTTCTCCCCGTAGGTCGTGGTGCCCGAGCCGCCGCCGAGCCCGGCCAGCGTGGTGGCCAGGCCGTCGGCGAGGAGCGCCCGACCGGTCAGTTTGTTGACAGCAGGGTCGGTCATCTGGGCGACGCCGCGGATGTGGCCGACGTTCTCGGCCACCAGCACCAGGACGACGGGCAGGAACGCCGGGAGCAGCGACCAGAACCCGGGCGTCAGCTGCGGCGCGGTGAACTCCGGCAGTCCGACCCAGCCGGCCGCGGCGACCGGGGCGTAGTCGACCTCGCCGCGCAGCACGGCGACGACGTAGCCGACGACCACCCCGAGCACGATCGAGAGCCGGCCGAGGATGCCGCGGAACACCACGGTCGCGAGGATGACCGCCGCGAGCGTGATCACCGCCGTCACCGGAGCCTTGACGAAGTTGTCGCGCGCCGCCGAGGCCAGGTTGAAGCCGATGAGGGCGACGATCGCGCCCGCGACGACCGGGGGCAGCAGCGCGTCGATCCAGCCGGTGCCGGTCACCTGGACCACCAGCCCCACCAGGGCCAGCAGCAGGCCGACGGCGACGATGCCGGCGAGTGCGCCGCCCCGGCCGTCGGAGGCGGTCGCGGCGGTGATCGGGGCGATGAAGGCGAAGGAGGACCCGAGGTAGCTGGGCAGCCGGTTCTTCGTCAGCAGGAGGAAGAGGATCGTGCCCACGCCCGAGAAGAAGAGGGTGGTGGTGGGCGAGAAGCCGGTGAGCACCGGCACCAGGAAGGTGGCCCCGAACATGGCGACGACGTGCTGCATCCCCAGCCCGACGGTCCGGCCCCAGCTCAGCCGCTCGGCGGGGCCGACGACGGCGCTCGCCTCGACGTTCCTCCCGTCGCCGTGGAGGGTCCAGATCTGTCGGGCCATGTCTGCCTGCTTCCGCCTCGTCCGCCCGGGGGTGCCGCGGGCCGGGAGGAGCGTAGCGGGACCGGCACCCGCCTTCCCGACGACGGCGCGGGGCCGGACGGCGGGCGGCCGGAACGGTCCGGCGGGCCGATCCTGAGCAGCTCCTGAGCCGGGCCGGGGCCCACGCCGGTGGTCGCTGGAGGTGGGCCCGGCAGAGTCCTCGACGTCGCCCGGCGCGACGGCCGCCACCGGCCCACCGACCCACCCCGAGGAGCTCCCGTGACCACCACCTCCCCCACCGCCCCGGCCCTCTGCTCCGCCGCCAGCGCCTCCGCGGCCGCCCGGGCCCGGCTCCGCGAGCGCGTCGCCGCGCTCTACGGCCCGCAGCCCACCGCCACCGCCGGGACGCGCTGACCCTCCGGCTCCTCGGGGCGACGGGAGCCTGCTCGGTACAGCGTTCGCTGTACCGTCGGCCCGTGCTCTCCACCGCCACCGACGCGCTGGCCCGCTTCGGGCACGCGCTGTCCGACACCACCCGGACCCGGACGCTGCTCGCGCTGAGCGACGGCCCGGCCTACCCGGCCGAGCTGGCCGCGCTGGTCGGCGTCTCGCGGCAGGCGTTGTCCAACCACCTCGGCTGCCTGCGCGGCTGCGGGCTGGTCGTCGGGGTCCCCGAGGGCCGGCGCACCCGCTACGAGCTCACCGACCCGCGCATCGGGCACGCCCTGCAGGAGCTGCTGGCGGTCGTCCTCGTCGTCGACCCGGCCTGCCCGCCGAGCTCGGAGGCCCGGACCGCCGACCCGCGGGCGAGATCTGGGCGAGCCGACGCCGGGGTCCGGTCGTGACGGCAGCACCGCTCCGGCTGGGACCGGCTCCCGCCCGCCGAGCGCTGCTCGCGCGCCGGGTGCGCTGGTTCGTGGCCGCGACGATCACGTACAACGTGGTCGAGGCCGTGGTCGCCCTCACCGCCGGGGCCCGGGCCTCGTCGTCGGCGCTGGTGGGTTTCGGCCTCGACTCCGTCGTCGAGGTCGGCTCGGCGGCCGCCGTCGCCTGGCAGTTCGCCGGCCGCGACCCGGAGGCGCGCGAGCGGACCGCGCTCCGGGTCGTCGCGCTCTGCTTCTTCGGCCTGGCCACCGTGGTCACCGCCGACGCGGTGCGCTCGCTGCTGGGCGCCGGGGACGCCGAGCACTCGACGACCGGCCTGGTGCTGGCCGGCTTGAGCCTCGCCGTCATGCCGCTCCTGTCCGCCGGGCAGCGCCGGGCGGGGCGCGAGCTGGGCTCCCGCTCAGCGGTCGCGGACT
This window harbors:
- a CDS encoding DUF805 domain-containing protein, with translation MSFPPPGPPPGARTAPPPPGPAPLHLPQHDATPRQAAERFFRKYADFSGRATRSEYWWWTLIASVISAVLQVGGTLALGGTLLPGLDGTLPDLRTFLVPLIPSLVWSLAVLVPGIALTVRRLHDGNRSGWWYLAVLPSLAGSVLQLVAVSSMDEQRLAAGDLGGLALGPLIGGGVLSLVGLVGSIAVLVFLILGPDPRGVRFDRRG
- a CDS encoding thermonuclease family protein translates to MVRSALVPVVGVVTAAAVVLGAVVAFTGSDDDRQRATVVRVVDGDTLVVDYDDAQHRVRLLNVDTPETVAPGQPVQCLGPEATAFLETRLPVGAPVVLRFDEDRLDRYDRELAGVFDADDVLVNAEIARAGLGVAVVHEPNRRFYAQVRDAQEQAEAHQVGRFSPTLACTPAG
- a CDS encoding class I SAM-dependent methyltransferase, encoding MGLYRRHLQPRLLAAALGDAQTAAIRRRVCAGLVGEVLEVGYGSGLNQPHLPAAVTAVAAVEPSAVALELAAGRRAASAVPVAVVGDDAQRLPLPDDRFDAALCTWSLCAVPDPLAALREVRRVLRPGAVLHLVEHGLAPDGGVARAQRRWSGLNRAVAGCVLDRDVADLVERAGLTWTVLDRSYEPGLPRAARYFYEGRATA
- a CDS encoding C39 family peptidase; this encodes MQNPSLSRRQALGLGVGLGAGTLVGVLPATTAQAGAQRTVAYEYVRQQTQSWCSAASSFIALSSRRNPTQAGLARDLGLSGGSGLQDPLRIAAVLNQRLGLTGAAHRYVFRQPPAGTLKERLRMRVVASIDAGHAVVINMDRVAGDTYSAGHYVAIVGYRDGAYKIADPDEPTRKGVWFGADDVVAWNKLNRFTAFS
- a CDS encoding alkaline phosphatase D family protein → MAPTPTLSRRRLLGGAGAGALLLGTGLVDVGDAGAAVRLRRNPFTLGVASGDPRPDGVVLWTRLAPEPFEPDGRGGMGKKSVRVRWEVAADERFRRVVRRGSAVASAELGHSVHPEVDGLEPDRRYWYRFRVGDHLSPVGRTRTFPRRGSAPKDLRFAFASCQAWHDGYYTAYDHMAEEDLDLVVHLGDYLYEKGLKSNKRGVDLPAHFDPETFSLARYRLQYALYKAERPLQRAHAAFPWIQTIDDHEVENNFADDRSQADTGSDQDPAVFRRRRARAFQAMYENMPLRRSQLPDGPDVRLHRRLPYGTLADFTMLDTRQYRSDQPCGDGESASCDERYDPDQTMLGGKQKRWLLDGFSSSRAQWQVLGNQAPMGQTDLTPGGDETRVYLDPWDGYVAERNQVLGEAQDRGVRNLVVITGDRHQNYALDLKRDYDDARSAVVGTEFVGTSITSGGDGGDRTPEIANLLAANPHFRFANSQRGYVRVHVDRERWRSDFRVVPYVLRKGAPVSTRASLVVQDGRPGVQTS
- a CDS encoding uracil-xanthine permease family protein codes for the protein MARQIWTLHGDGRNVEASAVVGPAERLSWGRTVGLGMQHVVAMFGATFLVPVLTGFSPTTTLFFSGVGTILFLLLTKNRLPSYLGSSFAFIAPITAATASDGRGGALAGIVAVGLLLALVGLVVQVTGTGWIDALLPPVVAGAIVALIGFNLASAARDNFVKAPVTAVITLAAVILATVVFRGILGRLSIVLGVVVGYVVAVLRGEVDYAPVAAAGWVGLPEFTAPQLTPGFWSLLPAFLPVVLVLVAENVGHIRGVAQMTDPAVNKLTGRALLADGLATTLAGLGGGSGTTTYGENIGVMAATRVYSTAAYWVAGAFAVLLGLSPKVGAVINTIPAGVLGGVTTALYGLIGIIGVKIWMDNRVDFAKPTNQLTAATALVVAIAPFTFTVGTVSFNGIALGTVAAIVVYHVMNAVARARGTA
- a CDS encoding ArsR/SmtB family transcription factor; this encodes MLSTATDALARFGHALSDTTRTRTLLALSDGPAYPAELAALVGVSRQALSNHLGCLRGCGLVVGVPEGRRTRYELTDPRIGHALQELLAVVLVVDPACPPSSEARTADPRARSGRADAGVRS
- a CDS encoding cation transporter, whose amino-acid sequence is MTAAPLRLGPAPARRALLARRVRWFVAATITYNVVEAVVALTAGARASSSALVGFGLDSVVEVGSAAAVAWQFAGRDPEARERTALRVVALCFFGLATVVTADAVRSLLGAGDAEHSTTGLVLAGLSLAVMPLLSAGQRRAGRELGSRSAVADSRQTLLCTYLSAVLLVGLALNSLFGWSWADPVAALVIAAVAVREGREAWRGDACCSPAAALGPDTGEACADRCCDGELRDDDTQSPSAPAVSPPLPHPRPGAPARRG